The following proteins are encoded in a genomic region of Dyadobacter sp. UC 10:
- a CDS encoding DUF3108 domain-containing protein translates to MKVISSLLSASIILLLLSFRQMEGQSAEMRVVPNKSFGTGERVEYRVHYGFINAAEARVEISKNVSMINNRPCYRVNVTGRTVGAFDLISKVRDTWRSYIDTTAILPQMFERQIQENKYRKEEKVLFNHQKDQAVASVKDETKTFAVPNNIHDIISGYFYLRTVNFDKVSEGEIIEVPTFFDGEVYKLRVRYVGKDVIKTKFGRTRVLRLNPLIPTNKFFKDEGAMRLWVTDDSNKVPLKAEVDLRIGSLEMDLKSYKGLRKEINWY, encoded by the coding sequence ATGAAAGTAATTAGCTCATTATTAAGCGCTTCTATCATATTACTCTTGCTTTCGTTCCGGCAAATGGAGGGACAGTCAGCAGAAATGCGCGTGGTGCCCAACAAAAGTTTTGGCACAGGTGAGCGGGTGGAATATCGCGTTCACTATGGATTTATCAATGCGGCCGAAGCCAGAGTGGAGATCTCAAAGAATGTATCAATGATCAACAACAGGCCATGCTACCGGGTGAACGTGACAGGCAGGACAGTGGGAGCATTCGATCTGATCTCAAAAGTGCGCGATACCTGGCGTTCTTACATCGACACGACCGCCATTTTACCCCAAATGTTTGAGCGGCAGATTCAGGAGAACAAGTACCGGAAGGAGGAAAAAGTCTTATTTAACCACCAAAAAGACCAGGCTGTTGCCAGTGTTAAGGACGAAACCAAAACTTTTGCGGTTCCCAATAACATTCACGACATTATCAGCGGCTACTTTTACCTCCGCACCGTCAATTTTGATAAGGTTTCCGAAGGTGAAATTATCGAGGTACCCACTTTTTTTGACGGGGAAGTTTACAAACTGCGGGTTAGGTATGTGGGCAAAGATGTTATTAAGACAAAATTTGGAAGAACGCGGGTATTAAGACTTAACCCGCTGATCCCCACCAATAAATTCTTTAAAGATGAAGGTGCAATGCGGCTGTGGGTGACAGATGATTCCAACAAAGTCCCACTCAAAGCCGAAGTAGATCTGCGGATCGGATCGCTTGAAATGGATCTGAAATCTTACAAAGGTTTGCGGAAAGAAATCAATTGGTATTAA
- the dnaA gene encoding chromosomal replication initiator protein DnaA, whose product MVNYTLERVNTNTEVDHVWNACLRIVQQHIPDESFKTWFEPIRPLRLYGKVLTIQVPSQFFYEWLEDNYVNLLRKALDYAIGRDGMLEYSIIVDKGNDKHQPLTMNVSTPKSPNYSKPDNFVTDPRLGSNHKTKDQDSMNLDTYLNPNYSFDNFIEGDCNRLARSAGFAVAQRPGLTSFNPLMMYGGVGLGKTHLVQAIGNYIMNHYENKLVLYVSSEKFTNQFINSIKNNTLQDFTDFYMKVDVLAIDDVQFLSGKEKTQDTFFHIFNHLHQLGKQIIMTSDRPPRELQGLQDRLLSRFKWGLTADLQAPDYETRIAIIQKKIQSEGIYIDYDVIEYIAHSVNSNVRELEGVIVSLMAQASLTRREIDVELAKNTLKNIVMNENKEVTIDTIQEVIADYFQVTIADLKSKSRKKEVVYPRQLAMFLAKEYTDLPLKSIGYHFGGRDHSTVIHSIQSINLLMDETPDVEETLQKLRSYFK is encoded by the coding sequence TTGGTTAATTACACATTGGAAAGAGTAAACACAAATACAGAAGTGGACCACGTCTGGAATGCCTGTCTGAGGATTGTTCAGCAGCACATTCCTGATGAAAGCTTTAAGACGTGGTTTGAGCCAATCCGGCCTTTGCGACTGTACGGAAAAGTGCTGACTATCCAGGTGCCAAGCCAGTTTTTTTATGAATGGCTGGAAGATAATTATGTAAACCTGCTCAGAAAGGCGTTGGATTATGCGATCGGCCGCGACGGGATGCTGGAATATTCGATCATCGTTGATAAGGGAAACGACAAGCACCAGCCGCTTACCATGAACGTGTCGACGCCCAAGTCGCCGAACTATTCGAAGCCGGATAATTTTGTTACCGATCCGCGTCTGGGCTCTAATCATAAAACCAAGGACCAGGATTCGATGAACCTGGACACCTATCTTAATCCCAACTATTCATTCGATAATTTCATTGAGGGAGACTGTAACAGGCTTGCCCGGTCGGCAGGGTTTGCCGTTGCGCAACGCCCGGGCCTAACGTCATTCAATCCACTCATGATGTACGGTGGGGTAGGACTTGGTAAAACGCATTTGGTGCAGGCTATCGGCAATTACATCATGAACCACTATGAAAATAAGCTGGTGCTGTATGTTTCTTCCGAAAAATTTACCAACCAGTTCATTAACTCGATTAAAAATAATACCCTGCAGGATTTCACCGATTTTTATATGAAGGTGGATGTACTTGCAATTGACGACGTGCAGTTCTTGTCAGGTAAAGAAAAAACGCAGGATACTTTCTTCCATATTTTCAACCACCTGCACCAGCTCGGCAAGCAGATTATTATGACGAGCGACAGGCCTCCGAGAGAGTTACAGGGCTTGCAGGATCGCTTGCTTTCGAGGTTTAAATGGGGGCTTACCGCCGATTTACAGGCTCCGGACTATGAAACGCGGATTGCGATCATTCAGAAAAAGATACAATCGGAAGGCATTTATATTGATTACGATGTGATCGAATACATTGCCCACAGTGTCAATTCCAATGTAAGGGAACTGGAAGGAGTGATCGTTTCGCTGATGGCACAGGCTTCGCTGACGCGCCGGGAAATCGATGTGGAATTGGCGAAGAATACGCTGAAAAACATCGTTATGAATGAGAATAAGGAAGTTACGATTGATACCATTCAAGAAGTAATTGCCGATTATTTTCAGGTAACGATTGCGGACCTGAAAAGTAAAAGCCGCAAGAAGGAAGTAGTTTATCCGCGACAGCTGGCTATGTTTCTTGCCAAGGAATATACAGACTTGCCTCTCAAATCAATTGGGTACCATTTTGGTGGACGTGATCATAGTACGGTAATCCACTCCATTCAAAGTATTAACCTGCTAATGGACGAAACTCCGGACGTGGAAGAAACTTTACAGAAGCTTCGCAGTTACTTTAAGTAG
- a CDS encoding methylmalonyl-CoA mutase family protein encodes MSSSFFSEFTPADKAAWEKQARKELKEKYGSLVKWNPAKDISIDSYHTAQDLDAKGVSEMQQSQRALPGWLNIPPVRFTETAQTNSDIKNVVNSGGDGALILLNDRTLSQQEFSRLFLDVRLSDHTFFFQSAWPADELFRRLSQNTGYKLRGGIAFDPVANWMRTGMAFEQNLEAILSLTKNPARLPGFRPVMVESHLYHNNGADPVQELAFTISSAVIYLDTLTDLGLSAAQALDEMFFSISIGTSYLIEISKIRALRHLLHKLAGAYDIPAGQSNIYIHAQTSLFYHSETASYTNLVRESAAAMSAVLGGCDALTVNGFQSHLPQPTLLSDRIARNISPVLAHEGFFDAVADPAAGSYAIENMSLKLSEAAWALFIEIEEKGGLIDCFKSGFVQKELRNSFDKKVSDLNHSAAVMIGVNRFNEKEMLAGNDVVEALNPDAFNLLKYLRLSSFFQNKQETP; translated from the coding sequence ATGTCCAGCTCTTTTTTCTCTGAATTTACACCGGCCGATAAGGCGGCCTGGGAAAAACAGGCACGGAAAGAACTGAAAGAAAAGTACGGGTCACTGGTTAAATGGAACCCGGCAAAAGACATTTCGATCGACTCTTATCATACCGCGCAGGACCTGGATGCGAAAGGGGTATCGGAAATGCAGCAATCGCAAAGGGCATTGCCGGGCTGGCTGAATATCCCGCCCGTTCGCTTTACAGAAACGGCACAAACCAATTCCGATATCAAAAATGTAGTGAATTCCGGTGGCGACGGCGCATTGATTTTACTGAACGATCGCACGCTTTCACAACAGGAGTTTTCAAGATTGTTCTTAGACGTCCGACTAAGTGACCATACCTTCTTTTTTCAAAGCGCCTGGCCTGCCGATGAACTGTTCCGGCGACTTTCGCAGAATACCGGATACAAATTAAGAGGCGGAATCGCGTTTGATCCGGTTGCCAACTGGATGCGGACAGGTATGGCGTTTGAGCAGAATTTGGAAGCTATTTTAAGTTTAACTAAAAACCCCGCTCGCCTGCCTGGCTTTCGTCCGGTGATGGTCGAATCTCACCTTTACCACAATAATGGTGCTGATCCGGTTCAGGAACTTGCCTTTACCATTTCCAGCGCAGTGATATACCTGGATACGCTGACCGATTTGGGATTGTCAGCCGCTCAGGCACTTGATGAAATGTTCTTTTCGATATCAATCGGCACATCCTATCTCATTGAAATCAGTAAAATAAGGGCACTGAGGCACTTGTTACACAAATTGGCCGGTGCCTACGATATTCCTGCGGGACAGAGCAACATATATATCCACGCTCAAACTTCCCTTTTTTACCATTCTGAAACTGCCAGCTATACAAACCTGGTCCGGGAAAGCGCAGCAGCAATGAGTGCGGTGTTGGGAGGATGTGACGCATTGACTGTCAACGGATTCCAATCCCATTTACCCCAACCGACGCTGCTTTCGGATCGGATTGCAAGGAACATTTCTCCGGTACTTGCTCATGAAGGCTTTTTCGATGCAGTCGCTGACCCTGCCGCGGGATCGTATGCCATCGAAAATATGTCGTTAAAACTTTCAGAGGCAGCCTGGGCGCTTTTTATTGAGATCGAAGAAAAAGGTGGATTGATCGATTGCTTTAAAAGTGGGTTTGTACAAAAGGAACTGAGGAATTCTTTTGATAAAAAGGTCAGTGATCTGAATCACTCAGCAGCTGTCATGATAGGAGTGAATCGTTTTAATGAGAAAGAAATGCTCGCTGGAAATGATGTCGTCGAAGCGCTGAATCCAGACGCATTCAATTTGTTGAAGTACCTGCGGTTATCATCATTTTTTCAAAACAAACAGGAAACGCCATGA
- the scpA gene encoding methylmalonyl-CoA mutase, whose translation MKPDFKKFHDQQPASVSFEKDTRKPLITREGIRISSRFGTEDIASAEHTAFGAGIPPFLRGPYASMYLDRPWTIRQYAGFSTATESNAFYKRNLAAGQKGLSVAFDLATHRGYDSDHPRVTGDVGKAGVAIDSVEDMKVLFDQIPLDQMSVSMTMNGAVIPILAFFIVAAEEQGVAKELLSGTIQNDILKEFMVRNTYIYPPGSSMRIVADIFAYTSRFMPKFNSISISGYHMHEAGAPAHLELAYTLADGLEYIRTGIAAGIDIDDFAPRLSFFWGIGMNHFMEIAKMRAARLLWAKIVRQFNPTNEKSMALRTHCQTSGYSLTAQDPFNNVTRTTVEALAAVLGHTQSLHTNSLDEAMALPTDFSARIARNTQLFLQHETDVCHFVDPWGGSYYVEFLTGELVKKAWQLIEEVEGLGGMTRAIEAGLPKMRIEEAAARKQARIDSGKDIIVGVNKYKPGEDDVIDLLEIDNQAVRQAQIEALDRIRSQRNNREVKAALAAITDACRQEGGKSMHTNLLALAVEAARKRATLGEISEAMEKEFGRYKSTIRSVSGIYQAEASDDENFKLARIMSDQFAEMEGRRPRILVAKMGQDGHDRGAKVIATSFADLGFDVDIGPLFQTPQEVAQQAAENDVHVIGASSLAAGHKTLIPELIEALKALGRPDIMVIAGGVIPAQDYQFLYDWGVRGVFGPGTIISIAAQKILTDLMQDH comes from the coding sequence ATGAAACCCGATTTCAAAAAGTTTCACGACCAGCAACCAGCTTCCGTTTCTTTTGAAAAAGATACCCGGAAACCATTGATAACACGCGAAGGAATCCGCATTTCGAGCCGATTTGGAACAGAAGATATCGCCAGTGCAGAACATACTGCGTTTGGTGCCGGAATCCCTCCTTTTTTGAGAGGACCGTATGCCAGTATGTACCTCGACCGGCCATGGACAATACGCCAATACGCCGGCTTTTCGACCGCTACCGAATCCAATGCTTTCTACAAAAGAAACCTGGCAGCAGGGCAAAAAGGCCTGTCAGTCGCATTTGACCTGGCAACGCACCGGGGTTACGACTCCGATCATCCCAGGGTGACTGGTGATGTAGGCAAAGCGGGGGTTGCGATAGATTCTGTGGAAGATATGAAAGTCCTTTTCGATCAGATTCCGCTCGACCAAATGTCGGTTTCCATGACGATGAACGGTGCAGTTATCCCCATTCTCGCCTTTTTTATCGTCGCAGCGGAAGAGCAGGGAGTGGCAAAAGAGCTGTTGTCAGGCACGATCCAGAATGACATTTTGAAGGAGTTTATGGTGCGGAATACCTATATATACCCTCCCGGATCCTCCATGCGCATTGTGGCGGACATTTTCGCCTATACATCCCGGTTTATGCCGAAATTCAATTCAATCAGCATCAGCGGCTACCATATGCACGAGGCTGGTGCGCCTGCGCATTTGGAACTTGCATACACACTCGCAGACGGACTTGAGTATATCAGGACCGGCATCGCGGCAGGAATTGACATTGACGATTTTGCGCCAAGATTGTCGTTTTTCTGGGGAATAGGAATGAACCATTTTATGGAGATCGCCAAAATGCGTGCTGCACGTTTACTATGGGCTAAAATTGTCCGGCAATTTAACCCGACAAACGAGAAATCGATGGCGTTGCGGACACATTGCCAGACCAGCGGGTATAGTCTCACGGCGCAGGATCCTTTTAACAATGTAACGCGGACAACTGTGGAAGCATTGGCGGCTGTACTGGGGCATACGCAGTCTTTGCATACCAACTCCCTTGACGAAGCGATGGCTTTGCCAACGGACTTTTCGGCCCGGATTGCACGCAATACCCAGCTTTTCTTGCAACACGAGACTGATGTTTGCCATTTTGTTGATCCCTGGGGCGGTTCGTATTATGTTGAATTTTTAACAGGCGAGCTCGTAAAAAAAGCCTGGCAACTGATCGAAGAGGTCGAGGGTTTGGGCGGTATGACCAGAGCGATTGAAGCCGGCTTGCCAAAAATGCGGATCGAAGAAGCCGCAGCGCGCAAACAAGCCAGGATTGACTCCGGAAAAGACATTATTGTGGGAGTTAATAAATATAAACCCGGCGAAGACGATGTCATTGATCTGTTGGAAATCGATAACCAGGCAGTCCGCCAGGCTCAGATTGAAGCATTGGACCGCATTCGCAGTCAACGAAATAACAGGGAGGTGAAAGCAGCACTGGCAGCGATTACCGATGCGTGCCGCCAGGAAGGAGGCAAAAGTATGCACACTAACCTGCTGGCGCTTGCCGTAGAAGCGGCCAGGAAAAGAGCTACATTGGGTGAAATTTCGGAAGCAATGGAAAAGGAATTCGGGAGGTACAAATCTACGATCAGGTCTGTTTCAGGCATATATCAGGCGGAAGCATCCGACGATGAGAATTTTAAGCTCGCCCGGATTATGTCTGATCAATTTGCGGAGATGGAAGGCCGCAGGCCGCGCATTCTGGTAGCCAAAATGGGCCAGGACGGTCACGACAGAGGAGCCAAAGTAATCGCGACCAGCTTTGCCGACCTGGGCTTTGACGTCGATATCGGCCCCCTGTTTCAGACACCACAGGAAGTTGCGCAGCAGGCAGCGGAAAATGATGTGCATGTAATAGGTGCTTCGAGTCTCGCCGCCGGACATAAAACGCTTATTCCGGAGCTGATCGAAGCCTTGAAAGCGCTCGGCAGGCCTGACATCATGGTGATCGCCGGCGGCGTAATACCGGCCCAGGATTACCAGTTCTTGTATGATTGGGGGGTACGGGGGGTTTTCGGCCCGGGAACAATTATTTCGATCGCTGCACAAAAGATCCTGACCGATTTAATGCAGGACCACTAG
- a CDS encoding beta-ketoacyl-[acyl-carrier-protein] synthase family protein — protein sequence MQKVLVTGMGMISAIGKNLSENHQSLRSGVTGIGKAVHFESQYASKLPFGECGISNDRLKEILGLEDSVGYTRTCLLASKAFEEAIEDAGLTARALSDPETALVSASTVGGMCLTDQLYEDANLKSSGSEYLDAYGCSAHTLKLIERYKIRGFTDTINTACSSSANAIMLGARLIRSGRAGRVIVGGVDSLAKYTVNGFNALKILSESACKPFDENRDGLNLGEGAAYLVLESEGNAAGKKVYAEVAGYGNANDAYHPSAMSDEATGAIRCMREAVAMAGVDPGEIGYVNAHGTGTNNNDDVELFGMKELFGQLPPFSSTKSFTGHTLGAAGAVEAIYSILSIYYSELYPSLNISNPMKAYASPLIKFEEKRPVRYVLSNSFGFGGNCTSLLFRRAS from the coding sequence ATGCAAAAGGTCCTTGTCACCGGAATGGGCATGATTTCGGCCATAGGAAAAAATCTGTCAGAAAACCACCAAAGCCTTCGCTCCGGCGTAACCGGCATTGGCAAAGCAGTTCATTTCGAATCCCAGTATGCTTCCAAATTGCCTTTTGGGGAATGTGGGATATCGAATGACAGATTAAAGGAAATACTTGGTTTGGAGGACAGTGTCGGCTACACCAGGACATGTCTTTTAGCTAGTAAAGCCTTTGAAGAGGCGATTGAAGATGCGGGTTTAACAGCCCGAGCGCTTTCGGATCCCGAAACTGCACTCGTATCTGCGAGTACTGTCGGGGGGATGTGTCTCACAGATCAGCTATACGAAGATGCAAATTTGAAGTCCAGTGGGTCGGAGTACCTGGACGCTTACGGCTGTTCTGCCCATACCCTCAAACTGATTGAGAGGTATAAGATCCGGGGTTTCACAGACACGATCAATACGGCCTGTTCGTCATCCGCCAATGCGATCATGCTCGGGGCGAGACTGATCAGGAGTGGCCGGGCCGGCAGGGTAATCGTCGGAGGTGTCGACAGTCTCGCGAAATATACGGTAAACGGGTTCAATGCGCTAAAAATACTGTCGGAGTCGGCTTGTAAGCCATTTGACGAAAACCGGGATGGACTTAACCTGGGTGAAGGAGCCGCTTATCTTGTTCTGGAATCTGAGGGAAATGCGGCCGGCAAAAAAGTGTATGCGGAAGTGGCTGGTTATGGCAATGCGAACGATGCATATCACCCTTCGGCAATGTCGGATGAGGCTACCGGCGCGATCCGTTGCATGCGTGAAGCTGTTGCCATGGCGGGCGTCGATCCGGGGGAGATAGGTTACGTCAATGCGCACGGTACAGGCACTAATAACAATGACGATGTGGAGCTTTTTGGTATGAAAGAGCTGTTTGGGCAGCTGCCTCCATTCAGTTCAACCAAATCATTCACCGGGCACACACTTGGTGCAGCTGGCGCAGTGGAGGCGATTTACAGCATTCTCAGTATATACTATTCAGAACTTTACCCAAGTCTGAATATATCAAACCCGATGAAAGCATATGCCAGTCCGCTGATTAAGTTTGAAGAAAAGCGCCCGGTACGGTATGTGCTTTCCAATTCCTTTGGTTTCGGAGGGAACTGCACTTCCCTGCTCTTCCGGCGGGCAAGCTAG
- a CDS encoding phosphopantetheine-binding protein, translating to MDIASLKPILKGQIVQYLNLLDVNPEDIRDDEPLFGGDLGLDSIDSLELVVLLEREYGIKITNPAEGRKILIDVNHMAEYILANTKMA from the coding sequence ATGGACATAGCAAGTTTGAAGCCCATTTTGAAGGGGCAAATTGTACAATACCTGAATCTGTTAGACGTCAATCCGGAAGACATTAGGGACGATGAGCCACTTTTTGGCGGTGATCTGGGACTGGATTCCATCGACTCCCTGGAACTCGTGGTGCTGCTCGAAAGAGAATATGGTATCAAGATTACCAATCCGGCAGAAGGCCGTAAAATACTGATTGATGTCAACCATATGGCAGAATACATTCTCGCCAACACTAAAATGGCCTGA
- a CDS encoding ABC transporter permease, giving the protein MFKIFSSLRKEFLLLINDKTGLALMFLMPLLLVFIITIIQDSAYKMVNENQIPLLVVNHDQGREGAKLVKALTESGLFKIDGQDQIPQQSLRSELLSRGKMIALFIPATFSAGLESNAGDVSKILMDDLGLEYDSVAKDKVDMPQLSFYNDPVLQENYSQSVMGIVQSYMSMIENSLMIDRMYANMSLGDKSEVLKEKMISNRVKIEQIVASNNNSTALPNSTQHNVPAWTIFAMFFMVVSLGSNIVKERVNGSFLRLKTMPTTFMLVMFSKMAIYVIVAVLQVALTFSMGIWILPQLGLPKLSVPDNFLALIAVIFVSSMAAVSYALMIGAFSKTEQQANGFGAISIIIFGAIGGILVPTFVMPGFMQFASNFSPLHWCLQGFYILFLKGGSWRELGLVFSFLGIFILICQLGTYFKLRLERII; this is encoded by the coding sequence ATGTTCAAAATATTTTCCTCACTTCGCAAAGAATTTTTACTGCTTATCAATGATAAGACCGGCCTTGCGCTTATGTTTTTGATGCCGCTCCTGCTCGTTTTTATCATTACAATAATCCAGGATAGTGCGTATAAAATGGTCAATGAGAACCAGATACCACTGCTGGTAGTCAACCATGATCAGGGAAGGGAAGGAGCTAAGCTGGTAAAGGCGCTCACGGAATCCGGACTTTTTAAAATAGACGGCCAGGACCAGATACCCCAGCAGTCTTTGCGTTCGGAATTGCTTTCCAGAGGAAAAATGATTGCACTTTTTATTCCGGCAACATTCTCAGCGGGTTTGGAAAGTAATGCGGGCGATGTAAGTAAAATACTCATGGACGACCTCGGGCTCGAATATGATTCCGTCGCCAAAGATAAAGTGGACATGCCCCAATTATCCTTCTACAACGATCCTGTGCTGCAGGAAAATTACAGCCAGTCGGTTATGGGCATTGTGCAATCTTACATGAGTATGATCGAGAATTCGCTGATGATCGACAGAATGTATGCCAATATGAGCCTTGGTGATAAATCTGAGGTACTGAAAGAAAAGATGATATCGAACCGGGTGAAGATCGAGCAGATTGTAGCCAGCAATAATAATTCCACTGCATTACCTAATTCGACACAGCATAATGTGCCAGCCTGGACAATTTTCGCCATGTTTTTTATGGTCGTTTCGCTCGGCAGCAATATTGTAAAGGAACGGGTGAACGGAAGCTTTTTAAGACTGAAGACGATGCCTACCACATTTATGCTGGTTATGTTCAGTAAAATGGCGATTTACGTGATCGTGGCAGTGTTGCAGGTCGCACTTACATTCTCGATGGGAATCTGGATTCTGCCGCAATTGGGCCTTCCCAAATTGTCGGTACCTGATAATTTCCTGGCATTGATTGCGGTCATTTTCGTCAGCAGTATGGCTGCGGTTAGTTATGCTTTAATGATCGGTGCTTTCTCGAAAACTGAGCAGCAGGCTAACGGTTTCGGCGCGATCTCAATTATTATTTTTGGTGCGATCGGTGGTATTCTGGTGCCAACCTTCGTCATGCCTGGCTTCATGCAATTTGCCAGCAACTTTTCACCGCTCCACTGGTGTTTGCAGGGATTTTATATTTTGTTTTTAAAAGGTGGAAGCTGGCGCGAGCTTGGGCTGGTGTTCTCTTTTTTAGGGATTTTTATATTGATTTGCCAACTGGGGACCTATTTTAAACTCAGGCTCGAAAGAATTATTTAA
- a CDS encoding ABC transporter ATP-binding protein: MMEAADQTCIEIQHVSKKYKGAQENSLTDVSLQILTGDVFGLLGPNGAGKTTLISILCGIVPASSGDVSFFVGGQSLSEPQRKSRIGFVPQEYAFYQELTPRQNFDYFGAMYNIPRKQLEQRREYLLEVLGLSKASDNKVETFSGGMKRRVNLAIGIIHEPAILFLDEPTVGVDVQSRNAIIRYLQSVNEAGTTIIYTSHHMSEAEEFCKNIALIDHGKVIAKGGIQALKSEHNVSSLQSLFINLTGEAYRD, encoded by the coding sequence ATGATGGAAGCAGCCGATCAGACATGTATAGAAATCCAGCATGTTTCAAAAAAATACAAAGGTGCTCAGGAGAATAGCCTTACGGATGTTTCCTTACAGATCCTGACAGGCGATGTATTTGGCCTGCTCGGGCCCAACGGTGCAGGAAAAACAACACTGATCTCAATTTTATGTGGCATCGTCCCGGCGTCTTCAGGAGATGTCAGTTTCTTTGTTGGGGGCCAGTCGCTTTCTGAGCCTCAGAGGAAAAGCAGGATTGGTTTTGTGCCGCAGGAATATGCCTTCTATCAGGAACTAACACCCCGTCAGAATTTCGACTATTTTGGAGCCATGTACAATATTCCCAGGAAGCAGCTCGAACAGCGGCGGGAATATCTGCTGGAAGTGCTGGGACTTTCGAAAGCTTCCGACAATAAGGTTGAAACTTTTTCCGGCGGTATGAAAAGGCGTGTGAACCTGGCGATAGGGATCATTCACGAGCCGGCCATTCTCTTTCTCGATGAGCCCACAGTGGGTGTTGATGTGCAGAGCAGGAATGCGATTATCCGGTACCTGCAATCGGTTAATGAAGCCGGTACAACCATTATTTATACTTCCCATCACATGTCCGAAGCCGAGGAATTCTGCAAAAACATCGCTTTGATAGACCATGGTAAGGTTATTGCTAAAGGAGGCATTCAGGCATTAAAGAGTGAGCATAATGTTTCCAGCCTGCAATCACTATTTATCAACCTGACCGGAGAGGCGTACAGGGACTAA
- a CDS encoding BtrH N-terminal domain-containing protein — protein sequence MKVDSQTDEFHHVQTAHCENGVTTALLRYHGLDFMTEPLAFGMGSGLFYIQIPFLTVNNGPAISFRTMPGAIFKRTCKSLGVEVTRKKFSNPAAAEAFLDQKVREGIPVGCQVGVFHLTYFPKEYRFHFNAHNLIVFGSEADRYMVSDPVMEDVTSLSREELSRVRFAQGPLAPKGHIYFPESVKPISDDMIRKGIVKGINRNVRDMLRIPGNFAGVDGIRHTSNHIRKWRDKLGLKKASLYLGQIVRMQEEIGTGGGGFRFLYGAFLEEAAAYMQDDRLVQVSEDFTKAGDMWRASAIKMAGVYKGRLTEQKDFNEIADMLLDIRLVEKEAFQKLSRLNLGK from the coding sequence GTGAAGGTCGATAGTCAAACGGATGAATTCCACCACGTTCAAACAGCGCACTGTGAGAACGGGGTAACCACGGCTTTGCTGCGCTATCATGGGCTGGACTTTATGACCGAGCCGCTTGCATTCGGGATGGGGTCGGGCCTTTTTTATATTCAAATTCCGTTTTTAACAGTTAATAACGGTCCCGCGATTTCGTTCAGGACGATGCCAGGCGCGATATTCAAGAGGACCTGCAAATCTCTGGGTGTGGAGGTTACCCGCAAGAAATTTTCTAATCCGGCAGCTGCAGAAGCTTTCTTAGACCAAAAAGTAAGAGAAGGTATTCCGGTTGGGTGCCAGGTTGGTGTTTTTCACCTCACCTATTTTCCCAAAGAATACCGGTTTCATTTCAATGCCCATAACCTCATCGTTTTTGGGAGTGAAGCTGATCGCTACATGGTCAGTGATCCGGTAATGGAAGACGTTACGTCACTTTCCCGCGAGGAATTGTCGCGCGTCCGGTTTGCACAGGGGCCGCTCGCTCCGAAGGGGCATATTTATTTCCCCGAAAGCGTCAAACCAATTTCCGACGACATGATCCGCAAAGGAATTGTAAAAGGTATTAACCGCAATGTGCGCGATATGCTGCGTATTCCGGGAAATTTTGCGGGCGTTGATGGGATCAGGCATACTTCAAACCACATCAGAAAATGGCGTGACAAGCTCGGCTTAAAAAAAGCCAGTCTTTATCTCGGCCAGATTGTTAGAATGCAGGAAGAGATCGGCACAGGCGGCGGCGGCTTTCGCTTTTTGTACGGAGCGTTTCTGGAAGAAGCTGCTGCTTACATGCAGGACGACAGGCTGGTGCAGGTTTCGGAGGATTTTACGAAAGCCGGCGATATGTGGCGGGCGAGTGCGATTAAAATGGCCGGTGTGTACAAAGGCCGGCTTACTGAGCAAAAAGATTTCAATGAAATAGCAGATATGTTGTTGGATATCAGGTTGGTGGAAAAGGAAGCGTTTCAGAAACTTTCCAGACTAAACCTCGGGAAGTGA